One window of Nymphaea colorata isolate Beijing-Zhang1983 chromosome 11, ASM883128v2, whole genome shotgun sequence genomic DNA carries:
- the LOC116264787 gene encoding uncharacterized protein LOC116264787 encodes MASTLVPIDSNPLLSAVVSFCLLLLLYAPHILLRLLLSPVIVSAGALLVGILHLGSTKKPLQLEHSSTQATTVEEDGECGKEEENEKEVVPRPRRRFSDVLVEWNRRAPLEVIYENEYEGEGGDEEAVVDGGRPEYYSSPARERKETCALQCYYPESDSDSSSDDGFPAMWERPDNRCFRWEDDNEDGLIEIPIFKAKDTCRSPAEELDFYLVDDDNLIEIDLFDQTVVKSQRFPAKIEAAAQC; translated from the coding sequence ATGGCTTCCACCCTCGTGCCTATCGACTCCAACCCCTTGCTCTCTGCTGTCGTCTCCTTCTGCCTCTTGTTGCTGCTATACGCCCCTCACATCCTTCTCCGGCTTCTCCTCTCGCCGGTTATCGTCTCCGCGGGCGCCCTCCTAGTCGGAATCCTTCATCTTGGATCGACCAAGAAGCCATTGCAACTCGAGCACTCCTCGACACAGGCAACCACAGTAGAAGAAGATGGGGAATgcgggaaagaggaagaaaatgaaaaggaagttGTTCCTCGGCCGAGACGGAGGTTTTCCGACGTACTGGTGGAGTGGAACCGGCGAGCTCCGCTGGAGGTGATATATGAGAATGAGTACGAAGGAGAGGGAGGCGACGAAGAGGCAGTGGTGGATGGTGGTCGGCCGGAGTACTACTCCTCTCCAGCGAGAGAGCGGAAGGAGACGTGCGCCCTGCAGTGCTACTACCCGGAATCAGATTCGGACAGCTCGTCGGATGACGGTTTCCCGGCGATGTGGGAGAGGCCCGACAACCGGTGCTTTCGATGGGAGGACGACAATGAGGATGGCCTCATTGAGATACCAATCTTCAAGGCAAAGGACACGTGCCGATCGCCGGCCGAGGAGTTGGATTTCTACCTCGTGGACGATGATAATCTCATAGAGATCGATCTTTTCGACCAGACGGTTGTCAAGAGCCAAAGGTTTCCGGCGAAGATCGAGGCTGCCGCTCAGTGTTAA
- the LOC116264587 gene encoding uncharacterized protein LOC116264587 translates to MAPHKRNPQCSTIDGRVTRTSVETDVDDGYWRFLEEIDAPMWVDLEAEAQLMVQDSDDAWFYTVHPFHQCSSHHFISSVHLLDKDNQERPNMSSPYLPGSVSGSRGKHYKKQSWAEATGITSRFQKSPAESDLFQHPIKLLGGKKSISSISSNDHSTSKGDFTTKTPGKASKISSGGTKITISSCRDIADKSCPRPAISRASRPFSSGSGLLSAVKICLRKSYVTGHASRVEIKDVRQLRDQKTSSSSKSSIGSSTITGGTSGSGGLGTSRKERTPQSRMASTRTTTVCSDNGLKRSSKYTAMARAQVPERKLNSKVKTCATGSLKVLQTTTSRKPLRPLKSTAAPKLKAATKPTQSMSTLKIQKTTSTKIVKENPTKFSVQSRKGAACSAKLKDGKGAPLVKGKLKTQTFEWKNQKAVSRTFHLR, encoded by the exons ATGGCTCCCCACAAAAGAAACCCGCAGTGTTCGACCATTGATGGAAGAGTTACGAGAACTAGTGTCGAAACTGATGTAGATGATGGCTATTGGAGATTCTTG GAAGAAATAGATGCTCCTATGTGGGTAGATTTGGAAGCCGAAGCTCAGCTCATGGTACAAGATAG TGACGATGCCTGGTTTTACACTGTCCATCC GTTTCACCAGTGTTCGTCGCATCATTTCATATCTTCCGTTCATCTGTTGGATAAAGATAACCAAGAAAGGCCCAATATGTCATCTCCCTATCTCCCTGGTTCGGTTTCTGGTTCGAGAGGTAAGCATTACAAGAAGCAATCATGGGCAGAGGCCACAGGCATCACCTCCCGATTTCAAAAGTCTCCCGCAGAGAGCGACCTGTTTCAACATCCCATAAA GCTGTTAGGCGgtaaaaaatcaatatcatcCATCTCAAGTAATGACCACAGCACTTCAAAGGGAGATTTCACAACGAAGACACCAGGCAAAGCATCAAAAATTAGCTCTGGAGGCACGAAGATCACAATAAGTTCGTGCAGAGACATTGCAGATAAAAGCTGTCCGAGGCCAGCAATCTCGAGAGCGTCACGACCTTTTTCCTCTGGCAGTGGACTCCTATCTGCTGTCAAAATCTGCCTTAGAAAAAGTTATGTTACAGGACATGCATCTAGAGTAGAGATTAAGGATGTAAGACAGTTGAGGGATCAAAAAACATCATCTAGTAGTAAGTCGAGTATCGGATCTTCTACAATTACAGGAGGTACTTCTGGAAGTGGTGGTTTGGGAACgtcaagaaaagagagaacacCACAGAGTAGGATGGCGTCCACAAGGACCACAACTGTTTGTTCAGATAATGGCTTGAAAAGATCTTCAAAATATACAGCCATGGCTAGAGCCCAAGTTCCAGAGCGGAAGCTCAATTCAAAAGTTAAGACCTGTGCTACAGGGAGTCTTAAG GTCCTTCAGACAACTACATCTAGAAAGCCTTTACGGCCACTTAAATCAACAGCTGCTCCGAAACTTAAAGCTGCAACCAAACCTACACAAAGTATGAGTAcgctcaaaattcaaaagacaACATCAACCAAGATTGTGAAAGAAAATCCTACCAAATTTTCTGTACAAAGTAGGAAGGGCGCAGCATGCAGTGCAAAGTTGAAGGATGGAAAAGGAGCACCTCTCGTGAAG GGAAAACTCAAGACCCAAACGTTTGAATGGAAGAACCAGAAGGCTGTCAGTCGAACATTTCATCTGCGGTAA